Genomic segment of Candidatus Zixiibacteriota bacterium:
ATCTTTTAACCATTAACTATGAACCGTGAACTATCCACTGTTTTATTTGGCGGGACGACCTTCCCGCGTCCCCCTACCGTTATCAAATGACAAGCCGACAAATTATTATCATTTTATCAAATCGTTGTATATGCGCCCGAGTTCTTCCTCGGAGATAAGAGGACGGCTTATGGCTTCGAATGTTTCCTGACTTATTGCTCCGTTTTGTACCAATTCCTCGCCGGCTTTCCTGGCGGCTTCAACAACAGCCTCCCCCTCCCTGGTAAGTTTACCTTCTTTTTTCATCAGGAAGGCATGGGGTCTGATCACTGCTCCTGCGAATTCAACGCTGGCATCTTCAGCCAGTTCTTCGGCTATTCTCACCACCGTTCCAAAATTTCCTTTTTCCCACCATCCGCCTGTGGACACCAGCAAGATTTTTCTGATTTTCACATCCGCATGAAATCTGGCGTGTGTTCGACCTTGGCGAGTCTCGAGCAAGGGTTTAATTAAAGGGCAAAGCCTATTGATGATATTTTGCATCTCCCCGGGCAGGGGGATATAAACCGGGGTAGCTAGAATCAGGATTTCGGCCTCCCGCAACCGGGGATAAAGCGAATCCATATCATCTTTAAGGCAACAGGTGCCGGGTTTTTGATACCAGCAGTACATATTGCTGCAATTGCAGGACCTGACCTTTAGGTCCCTGGCATAAAACAATTCGACATCACAACCGGCATCTTTCATTCCCTGAATCAATGGCGTAAGAAGCATTGCGGTATTCCCTTTTTGTTTGCGTGGACTACCGTTAATAGCAACTGCTTTACTCATCTTATCCTCCTTTACAGGGGCGAAAAAAATGGGTCTCAAAGATAAAACGGTTGTAAGTCAAGACCGCTGAATCCCTGACTATTCTATAGTAAACTATCAATTTGTGCATAATTGTCAACAAAAAACCTCCTCTTTTAGGAGGTTCAGATTTTAATGGCGAGGCCGATCCCGCCAAGGTAGCTCGATTTTGCTCTCTGTCCTGAGCAAATCGTAGGACGGGATGACCTCCCCGATGACTATCGGTATATTCTAAAAAAGAGTCTGGTGGTTGACTGCAAATAGCTCTGCTTTAAATCTTTTAACCACCCACTATGAACCATGAACTATACATCGTTTTAACTGGCGGGGCTGATCTTACTCTTCGCAGACTTTTGCAAGCTTCGAGTTTCCGATCCGGCTACACTATGCAGGAATTTGCAGGAGGCGTAATAAGACGATAAGATGATACAAGATGCAAACCGACCTTATTCAGAACCGGTAACAATCTCCCCACCCCGTAAAACGGCAAAAATACTCCGGATGTTTCTTATATCCTCAATGGGATTTTCATTGAGTATGACAAGATTGGCTTTCTTCCCGACAGCGATTGAGCCGTATTTATCGTCTACTCCCAGCCACCTTGCAGGGTAGCATGTTGCACCCCTCAAGATCTCAATTGTCCTCACGCCACTCTGG
This window contains:
- a CDS encoding flavodoxin family protein, whose translation is MSKAVAINGSPRKQKGNTAMLLTPLIQGMKDAGCDVELFYARDLKVRSCNCSNMYCWYQKPGTCCLKDDMDSLYPRLREAEILILATPVYIPLPGEMQNIINRLCPLIKPLLETRQGRTHARFHADVKIRKILLVSTGGWWEKGNFGTVVRIAEELAEDASVEFAGAVIRPHAFLMKKEGKLTREGEAVVEAARKAGEELVQNGAISQETFEAISRPLISEEELGRIYNDLIK